GCCAAGCTGCTGCGGGATCAGTGATTTCGAGGAGGAGAATGGCCCCCTCTTTTTGGCTATCGATTAGTTTTAGGGGAAGTTGTTTTTGGTCCTGATAATAGGCCTGTACCAAAGGAGGGAGCTCCTCCCAGCTAGTATTGCTTTGATAGCGACTAAAGCCATTGAGCAATAAATAATAGCGGCTATTGGGCTGGGGCTGTTCTTGCGCCGCCTGTTGGTAGTTCCAGAAAAGGACCTGAGATTGAGGGGCAAACTGCATATAGTATTCGCCAAAATTGCGCTGTACCGGATTGCTAATGACTATGGCCGCCTGCTGCTGATCGGGAGAGAAATGCCGCAGGATCAGTTCCCGCTGTTCGATATAGCCTTGGGTTTGGGCATATTGCATACTTTGGTAAGTCGGGTAGGCCAAAGCCAGAATAAAGAGCGAGATAGAGAGCGCCCTTGCCCCAACAATCAAGCGCTGGGGAGAAAGCGCAAAAAGCGAAAGGGCCAAGGCCCAAGCCCCAATAGATAAGGCATTGCCATAGTCTAGCCAATAGGCCAGACCGGTCCAAAACCACAAGGGCAGCAGTAGTCCAAGCGTATACTGCTTGCGCTGCCAAAAGGCCTGTAAATAAGGGGCGGCGGCAATGGCGGCCAAGGGGGCCAAATATAAAAAGTGACGGACATCCGTGCCGCACATAGGCACATAAGCCTTATAAGAAATCGTCATGAAATAGGCCGAAAAAACACTGAGGCCCAAGCTAAGGCTCCAAAAGGCGGACTCGCTGTCTAGTTTCCAGAGCCTGCCTTTTAGGAAAAAGAGACTGCCTAGGCCCATGCCCAAAACAGGCAGCAAACCGCTGCGAAGAAATAGAAGGCCCAAACCATAGCTAATGCGTTCTAGTAAATGGGAAATTGGGAGCTGGTCGTAGCTGCAGGGATTGAAATAACTGCCCAGCTCTATGGCTTTGAAGCGATAGAGAAAACTGCCCGTTTGTCCATAAATCACCCCAAAATAAAGGGCAAAAAAGAGGGCAGAAAAGCCAATCGCCCAAGCCCAAAAGGCGAGGTATTCACGGCGGTAAACATCTAGAAGAAAGAAGACAAAAAAGACCGGCAGCGATAAGATAATGGTCTCTTTGGCCCAAAAAGAATAGAGCAAAATCAGGCTAAAGCTCAGGGCATAGGGCCAGCTTGGACCGCCTTGTCGCTTAAAGCGGAGTCGCCAAAGACAGAGAAAAAGGCCTAGGGTCCCTAAAGCGACAAGAATATCGGGCATGACCTTATCCGAATAAAACAGGCTCCATTCATTGAAGAAAAAGAGCAGAACGCCCCAAATGCCGGCCCCTTTCCAACGGCCGCCCAAACTCCAAAAGATCAGTAGGGCCGTGGCGCCCGTGATGAGCATAGCGGGAAGGGCCCCAGCAAAATCATTGATGCCCAAAAGGGCATAGGAGAGGGCCGTGGGGAAGATCGTCCCCCAGCGATAGGCATAGTGGTCGTCGCCTAAATGAAACTGCCCTTGTACCAATTGAGCGGCTTGGTACATATAGCCCATGACATCATCATAGCCATAGTGACCATAATAGCCAAAAAAATAATGCCCCAACAACAGGAGCGAGAGCAGGGCGCTAAGGCCCAAATAGGAGAGAAGTGATTTCATGCTGCTTGTTCTTGGGCCAAAGGTAAGCAGTGGAGGGCAGAAGAAAAAAGAAGATATAGATTGCTGTGGGGGAAAATGCTCGGCTCCTAATGAGTAAGATTGGAGTGGCTAATCATCGCCTAGGGACAAGCCCCTAGGCTAATCGAATGGAGTCGGCCCTAAAGGGCCTCAAATGCTAAAATATAGGGCTTGGCTCAATCATTATAGCAAAGAAGGGGCTGAACCAAAGGCCCTCGCAGAGGGCTGTCTGAAACAGCTAGCCTAGGGGCTTGTCCCTAGGCGCAGAAAAGGGCTGTGGGTTTCCACCCAGAGGTATTATAATTCCTAACAACTAAAGCATTTAATTCCAAAGACCTGTAGGTTAAAACCTACAGCAAGTGTGTGGCCAATAGGGATGATAAAAAAGGAGCCCAGGGTTAAAACCCTCGGCTCCTAACAAGCAGATATTGTTCTGAGCGGAAGGTTTCAACCTTCCGCTCAGCCGCAGGATGTTCTAAAGATCCTTTGTTGCTGTGGGTTTCAACCCACAGGTATTACAATTCCTAACAAGCAGATATTGTTTTTTGGGGGGAAGGTTTCAACTCAAAGGTATTATGATATTTAATATTTAAAGTATTCATTTCCAGAGATCTGTAGGTTAAAACCTACAGCAAGTGTGTGGCCAATAGGAATGATAAAAAAGGAGCCCAGGGTTAAAACCCTCGGCTCCTAACAAGCAGATATTGTTCTGAGCGGAAGGTTTCAACCTTCCGCTCAGCAGCAGGATGTTCTAAAGATCCTTTGTTGCTGTGGGTTTTAACCCACAGGTCTGACAATTATTAACAACTAAAGTATTCATTTCCAAAGACCTGTAGGTTAAAACCTACAGCAAGTGTGTGGCCAATAGGAATGATAAAAAAGGAGCCCAGGGTTAAAACCCTCGGCTCCTAATGAGTAAGATTGGAGTGGCTAATAGTCGAATTAAGACTCAAAACGGCTATCGAGTTCTTCAAAATTGTAGCGAATAAAGCAGCGGCGACCTCTAGGCGATCGCTCTGGATTTTGGCAGGCAAAGAGTCGATCAATAAGGGCCTGCATTTCCATGGGGCTAAGCCGTTTGGGTTGTTGTTTGGCCATGCGCATGGCCATGGCTCTGGCCATATTTTGCTCAAAGGAAAGGGAGAGCGATTGACCCAATTGGTACTGCTCCAAGATTTCTTTTAGCCAGCCATCTTCTTCGCCCAATTGTTCTAAATAGGCGGGCACTGAAGAGATGACAAAGGTGGTTTCACCCATAGGGACCAGCTCAAAGCCCATCTTCTTGAGTTCGGGCAGCAGCTCTTGTAAGAGCTTGGCATCTCGCAAGTTTAGGCTGACACTAATGGGGAAGAGGCTGTGTTGTTGGACCAGCCGCTTATGTTCTAGCCGCTGCAAATAATCATCATAAAGGATGCGCTCTAGGGCGGTCTGCTGATGAATCAGTAAATAGCCCGCTCTTAATGGGCTAATCATATAGCCTTGGCCCAAATAAAAAAGCTCTTGCTTGGGGCCTTGGCCCATTTGCAGGGTCTCTTCTTCTTCTTGTTCAAAAAGTGGGGTTTGCTTAGAGAGCTTGGAAGGAAGGGGCTGTTGCTCTTCTTCCTCCTCATTTTGTAAACCCGCATAGAGCTTCTCCCAATGCGCCAGATTGTTTTTTTCCTGCTCCGTTTTTTGAGGGGGACGATAGCCGCCACTGCCAGTGCTAGACTTTGAGCTGCTCGTTTTATTGGAAAATAGCTGTTGTTTTTCCATCTGTTCCCGCTCCAATTGCTTACTAATGCTCGACTCCTGCTCAAAATCAATGCTGGGCGTCACATGATGCTGGGCCAAAGCATGGCGGGTACAAACTCTAAGGTAATTATAGATCAGACGCTCATCCTCAAACTTAATTTCTTGTTTGCTGGGGTGGACATTCACATCAATTTTGGCTGGGTCTAGCTCAAAGAAAACCACATAAAGCGGATACATCTTTTGCGGCAAGAGGTCTTCATAGGCCTGAAAAAGCGCATGCTGCAAATAATTGCTTTTGATATAGCGCTGATTGACGTAGAAATACTGATCGCCACGCATCTTGCGAGCAAAATCGGGCTTGCCCACATAGCCCCAAATCTTAATAATATCGGTCTCTTCAGAGATGGGAATCAGCGCTTGGGCGTATTTCTTCCCCAGTACCTGAATAATCCGTTGTTTGAGGTTGCTGGCAGGCAGATGAAACTGCTTTTGACCATTGTGGTGCAAGGCAAAAAAGATATCGGGATGAGCAATGGCAATCTGCTGAAACTCATCGAGAATATGCTTAAACTCTACCTTATCGGACTTGAGGAAGTTGCGTCTAGCGGGAATATTATAAAAGAGGTTCTTGACCGAAATACTGGTCCCCGCCGCCGCCTGACAAGGTTCTTGCAAGATGAGCTCCGAGCCTTCTACTTGCAGGCGAACGCCCAGTTCTTCGCCCCGCTTTTTGGTCCGCATTTCTACCTGGGCCACCGCAGCAATAGAGGCTAGGGCCTCGCCCCGAAAACCCATCGTATGCAGGTTAAAAAGGTCTTCTGCCTTCTGAATTTTAGAGGTCGCATGCCGCTCAAAACTCATCCGAGCATCAGTTTCACTCATCCCAATGCCGTCATCAACCAACTGAATGAGGGTTTTTCCCGCATCATTAATGATTAGCCGAATGTTTTGCGCCCCGGCATCAATGGCATTTTCCATCAATTCTTTTACCACAGAAGCGGGCCGTTGCACTACCTCTCCGGCGGCAATTTGGTTGGCAATATGGTCGGGCAACAGGCGAATAAGGTCTGCCATAAGGAATATAAATTAAGAAACTAGGAATTGGGAAACCAAAAGTTAAGCAAGCCGGGCAACCAGCGCTCTAGGGCCGCATAGGCCGCAGCCGTCAAGATGCCCAAGATAATTAATAAGCGCAAAATACCACCAGACCAAAGCCCACGATGCTCCCGCTTGGCAATCTCTCTGGCCAAACGCAGCTCTTCACGAATGCGCATTTTGGTCACTTCTCGGTCAATATCTCCCGTTTTTCGGCCTTCCGCCGCACGTACGCGGTTCTCCAAAGCCTCTTTATCCGCATCATAAAACCGCGGCTGATAACCAAATCCACGAGGCTGATGCCCCCCTAGTTTGAAGAATTTAAGCATAATGATTTCTCTATTAATTGGAATGAAGATAACGAACTTATCTCAAACTAAAAAGCTTTGGCAAATCTCCTAATATCTACAGCCATTTTAGCTTTTTGTTTTATTTTTTGGGGCCTCCGCAGCTTTGCTGCGGCGGTTACTCCCTTTGGTCGTCGAACTGCGTCCTAAAGGACTTGTTGTCGTTCCACAGCTCGCTGCTATTTTGGGGCCTCCGCCTCGCTGCGCTCGTCGGCGCTACGTTCCGCAGCTCGCTATTCGCTCGGCCCTGCGGCAGCAAAGCTGCCTGGGTCTGGCCCTGCGGGCCACTGCTGCACATCGCTAGGCCAAATGCCCCAGCTTCGCTCTGGGCCGCCCAGCCATAAATAATAAGATTATTTAGACAGAAAACTGGCAATTCTAAAAAGAAAAACTTACCCTACTGTTGTATTAGTTATTTACGACAAAAACGACAGTTATGAAGTTACCTTCTTTTTATGCTCTTTTCTTTTTGCTTTTTGCCGCCCTTCCTCTTTTGGGCCAAAGCCTTCCTGCAGAGGTCATCGCCGCCGATAGTCGGCTCGCCAAAGCCTCCGATGCGATGATTGCCCATTTGGTCAGTCGGGCCCACGCCTATCATATTTGTGCCGAAAAGCCAGAAATTAGGGCCAAAATCAAGTCCTTTAATCGCCGCTCCAAAAAAGCAATCAAGGCCTATAATAAAGCCAAAACCACTAGCGAAAAACTAGCCGCTACCAAAGAGTTGCTGCTGCTCATTGAGCTACGGCTTGCCATTTTAGACTGCTTGCCCTATCATGATAATGCAGTGCTCTCTCCTGAAGCAGAACAAGCAGAGTTTTGTAAGCTGCTCGGGCGTAGCCATATACCAGAGCTGGACCAAGAATATATGCTGGCCCAACTTGAGCTAAATCTCTATATTCTAGAGCATTTGCCCGGCCGCAAGAAAAAGAAATGGCTGTTGAAGTATGCACAGCAAAGTATTGACTTTATAGCGGCCATGCATGAAGTGAATAAGGGCCTAAAAAAACGAGACTAATCGCTAAAGCGCCAGATATGTCCCTGGGCCGTACCCAAATACCAAAATTGCCCATCATGGGCCAAGGAGAGAATTTCTTCGCCCGCCAAACCCTGAAGTTTTTGCCAGTTTTCTCCGCCATCATGAGAGAGGAGCAGGGCCCCATCTTTTCCCCCTACGGCCAGACGGTTTTGGTCTAGGGCCAAAATAGAGCGCCAGCGGTATTTGGGGTTCATGGTTTGGCCAGACAGCAGCTTTTGCCAGCTTTCTCCGCCATCTTCGGTTTTATAAACACTACCGTAATCGCCAGCCACAAAGGCATTTAGGCTGTCTGGCCAACTGATGGCCCTAAAGTAGTTGCCTTGGGGCGGCATAGGGCTCCAGTTTTGGCCCCCATCAGTGGTCTTTAAGATCAGGCCATAGCCTACGGCCATGGCTTGGCCATTGGGCCGGCCCGCCAAATCGCTAAAGCTGTGCAAAAAGCTATCGGCTTGTAGTAGGTTGGGAAATTCTCCATTGGCCCTTAGGCGATGGATGCGCCCCTGGCCCAGATTTTCGCCAGCAACGACTAGGCCCGCAGAGTCAGAAAAGAAATGGCCCGCAGAAAAAAACTCCCAGCCAGGCATATATAGGCCCGACCAAATTCCGCCTTCTCGATAATAAACGGTATTGCCAATGGGGTAGGCATATAGTCGGTCCTCTAGCCATTGTAAATCTCGGACGGCATGATCGAGCAGGAGCAAACTATCCCAACTAGGGCTATCTAGAGCAGTGGCCCAAACTCCTCCACGGTCAAAAAGGTCACCCAAGCCAACATATAGGCTATCGCCATGAAGTAATAGGCTATTTACTGGCAATTGATCGGGGGCTTGCCATTGCGTCATGGGCCGTTCTAGGGGCGCTATCTTTTGGCAGGCCAAGCAGCTCAAGCCGAGCAAAAAAAGTAGAAATTTATTGTAGGCCATATTTATCAATCAGGTATACCCAGGCGGCAATACCGGCGGCGCCTAGTTCTAGTTCTCTGCGATGCACATTTTCAAAAACATCATTTCTAGAGTGGTGGTAGTCAAAATAGCGTTGAGAGTCGGGACGGAAGCCAAAAAGGACCACGCCCAACTTTTTGAGGGGACTAATATCTGCCCCAGAACCTCCAGTAGTGAGTTCATAAAAGCCATAAGGGGCCACTAAACTTCTCCAGTTTTGGGCCTTGGCATAGGCGGGTTTTAGAACATGGGGCAGGGCATCCATGGCAAAGCCTCTAGGGGCATGTCCCCCTCCATCAGATTCAATGGCGGCAATATGTTTTTCGCCTTTGCGCTCGGCTTCGGCGGCATATTTACGACCACCAGCTAGGCCGCTTTCTTCATTGGCAAAAAGCACACAGCGAATCGTATGTTTGGGCCGAATACCTAGGGCTTTGAAGCTGTGTAGGACCTGCATGGCATGCACGCAGCCAGCGCCATCATCATGGGCCCCCTCGCCCAAATCCCAAGAGTCGAGATGGCCACCTACGACAATAATCTCATCGGGATAGACCGAGCCCTTGATTTCGCCAATTACATTATAGGTTTTGCGCTTGCCCAAATCTTGGCAATTTAGCTCTAGCAAAATCTTGGCCTTGGGTTCTTGGGCCAAAAGAGCTGATAGTTTATCGGCGCTTTGGATACCTAGGGCTGCGGCTGGAATGGGCTTTTCTTGTTGGAAAATGGTCACACCAGAGTGGGGGACATCATCATTTTTGAGGGTAAGAGAACGGACCAGAGCCCCTACTGCGCCTTTTTGGGCAGCTACTTTTGGTCCAGAGGTCCGTTGTGAGCCTGCGGCCCCATAAGCGTGAAAGGTATTGATCTTTTTGGGGTCCATAGGCCCATTAAAAAAGACAAACTTGCCTTTGACTTGGCTGCTGGGCAGTTTGCGCAGTTCTTCCACAGATTTCACCTCGATCACTTCTGCCTTTAGGCCCAAGTTTGGGGTGGGGGCGGAGTAGCCCAAAGCGACCACAGAGAGCTCCAAATCGCCTAGGGTATTAGATTGAACTACCTTACATTTTTCTATGCTTCCGCGGCTCCAGTGGCGGACCTCCACCTCTTGGGTCCAGACCTTATCGCAGCCAATGCTATCTAGAATTTGCTGACTGTATTCTACAGCGGCGGCCCCAGCGGCAGAGCCTGCTACTCTATGGCCTACTTCTTTGCAGAGATAGTGCAACCAAGGATAACATTGTCCCTGAGTCAAAACATGGTCAAAGAATTTAGCAACTTGCTCTACTTCCTCATCTCCGTTTTGGCAAGATGCCTTTGGGCTGGATAAAAAAAGAGAGCAGACTAAAAGAGCAAAAAGGGAGCGCATAGCGTAGGTAATTTAGGCAAGGAAAAGAAATACGGTAGGCCGTTTATGGAGGTCAGGCAGCTCTCCTTTTTTCCATTCGGCTACAGTTTGGCTTTTAATATACTGGCTGGGCAGGCTAATATCTGCGGCTACACAAAGGCGACAATGCTTGGGCAATTGGGCCAAAAGGTCCTCTAGCATGGCCATATTGCGGTAAGGCGTTTCGATAAAAATTTGGCTGCGGCCTTCTTTTTTAGATTGGGCGTAGAGCTGTTTAATTTTTCTTTGGCGATCTCCTTTTTTGATGGGCAGATAGCCCTCGAAGCCAAAGCATTGGCCATTGAAGCCAGAAGCCATTAGGGCCAATAGGATAGAAGAGGGGCCGACTAAGGGGACCACCTCAATGCCTTTGGCATGGGCCATTTCGATAACGGCAGCGCCGGGGTCGGCTACGCCGGGGCAGCCTGCTTCAGACATCAGGCCGATGCTTTTGCCCATTTTGAGGGCGGGCTCTAAGAAAGAGGGCAGTTCGGCTAGGTCGGTGCGTTTGTTGAGTTCAAAAAAGGTCATTTCTTGAAAGGGGACGGGGGTTTTCCAATCCTTGAGAAAGCGGCGGGCGGTTTTGCCTCGCTCAACAATAAAATGGTCCAAACTATGCACCACTTGAATCACTTGTTCTGGGACAGGTAAATAATCGGAGGGGCCCAAAGGGACGGGGATAAGGTATAATTTAGCCGGCATAAAGGCAGAGGGTTGAGATAGTTTAATGCCTACAAGATACGGAAGTCCGCCAAATTCTTAAAACAGAGGACCAAAAGCGGCAGAACTCTTTTGCTGTAGGGGCTAGTTGGGGCGCTTTGGCGGCTGGGAGGATCCTGCGCTGGGCTGCGCCCAGCGCAGCGGCTGAGGGATGGACAGCAGTGGCGCAAAGCGCCAGACCCAGCCGCCTTTGGCGGCGCAGGGCCGAGCAGACCTGCGAGCTGCGACACAGCCCGACCCGACCGTAGGGAGGGGCAGCCCCAAAAAAACAGCAGTAGAGCAACTCCTTAGCGCATAAAAAAAGGGAAGAACAGCCTGTGCTATCCTTCCCTAGAGGTATTGGAATATGGTTACCCAATAATTTTTTTGAAAACGCCCATGCCTAGAATCAGGCTCGCATTTTTGAGGCCTTGGCCGAGTTGCTTCATGATTTTGTGGCGTAGAGAGGTTTTGCTGGGCATCTCTTTGAGGGCCTTGATGAGGCGTTTATTTTGTTCCTCTTGGCCGACAGAAATGCGGATACAATGCTCTAAATTTTTATCAATTTGGAAGGCGGGAAAGACCTCGATGCCTTCTGATTGTAGGTATTCATAAGTTTTTTGGCCCTCTTTGACCTTAAAGAGAATGCAATTGCTGTTGGAGAGGAAGACCTCTTGGACCAGAGGCAATTGGTCGAGTTTTTCGATAAGGATTTTGCGTTGTTCTAGGGTTTGTTCGACTACGCGATCCTTTTGGGCGGGCAGGCGCATGGCCTTTACGGCGGCAGCTTGGGCCATGGCATTGACACTAAAGGGCGTTTGCATTTTTTGCAAAATCTCGATCAGTTCGGCAGAGCCGAAAGCCAGTCCTAGGCGGAGGCCCGCTAGTCCCCAGAGGCTAGAAAAAGAGCGAATAATCACTAGATTTGGAAAATCTTTGAGGTAGGGGAGTAGGCTAAGGTCTTGTTGATAATCCAGTTGTCTTTCATCTAGGATGACCAGGCCCTTAAAGCCCTCGATCGCATCTACAAT
This genomic interval from Saprospira grandis contains the following:
- a CDS encoding ArnT family glycosyltransferase: MKSLLSYLGLSALLSLLLLGHYFFGYYGHYGYDDVMGYMYQAAQLVQGQFHLGDDHYAYRWGTIFPTALSYALLGINDFAGALPAMLITGATALLIFWSLGGRWKGAGIWGVLLFFFNEWSLFYSDKVMPDILVALGTLGLFLCLWRLRFKRQGGPSWPYALSFSLILLYSFWAKETIILSLPVFFVFFLLDVYRREYLAFWAWAIGFSALFFALYFGVIYGQTGSFLYRFKAIELGSYFNPCSYDQLPISHLLERISYGLGLLFLRSGLLPVLGMGLGSLFFLKGRLWKLDSESAFWSLSLGLSVFSAYFMTISYKAYVPMCGTDVRHFLYLAPLAAIAAAPYLQAFWQRKQYTLGLLLPLWFWTGLAYWLDYGNALSIGAWALALSLFALSPQRLIVGARALSISLFILALAYPTYQSMQYAQTQGYIEQRELILRHFSPDQQQAAIVISNPVQRNFGEYYMQFAPQSQVLFWNYQQAAQEQPQPNSRYYLLLNGFSRYQSNTSWEELPPLVQAYYQDQKQLPLKLIDSQKEGAILLLEITDPAAAWPQLLLPQ
- the mutL gene encoding DNA mismatch repair endonuclease MutL; amino-acid sequence: MADLIRLLPDHIANQIAAGEVVQRPASVVKELMENAIDAGAQNIRLIINDAGKTLIQLVDDGIGMSETDARMSFERHATSKIQKAEDLFNLHTMGFRGEALASIAAVAQVEMRTKKRGEELGVRLQVEGSELILQEPCQAAAGTSISVKNLFYNIPARRNFLKSDKVEFKHILDEFQQIAIAHPDIFFALHHNGQKQFHLPASNLKQRIIQVLGKKYAQALIPISEETDIIKIWGYVGKPDFARKMRGDQYFYVNQRYIKSNYLQHALFQAYEDLLPQKMYPLYVVFFELDPAKIDVNVHPSKQEIKFEDERLIYNYLRVCTRHALAQHHVTPSIDFEQESSISKQLEREQMEKQQLFSNKTSSSKSSTGSGGYRPPQKTEQEKNNLAHWEKLYAGLQNEEEEEQQPLPSKLSKQTPLFEQEEEETLQMGQGPKQELFYLGQGYMISPLRAGYLLIHQQTALERILYDDYLQRLEHKRLVQQHSLFPISVSLNLRDAKLLQELLPELKKMGFELVPMGETTFVISSVPAYLEQLGEEDGWLKEILEQYQLGQSLSLSFEQNMARAMAMRMAKQQPKRLSPMEMQALIDRLFACQNPERSPRGRRCFIRYNFEELDSRFES
- a CDS encoding WD40/YVTN/BNR-like repeat-containing protein, which produces MAYNKFLLFLLGLSCLACQKIAPLERPMTQWQAPDQLPVNSLLLHGDSLYVGLGDLFDRGGVWATALDSPSWDSLLLLDHAVRDLQWLEDRLYAYPIGNTVYYREGGIWSGLYMPGWEFFSAGHFFSDSAGLVVAGENLGQGRIHRLRANGEFPNLLQADSFLHSFSDLAGRPNGQAMAVGYGLILKTTDGGQNWSPMPPQGNYFRAISWPDSLNAFVAGDYGSVYKTEDGGESWQKLLSGQTMNPKYRWRSILALDQNRLAVGGKDGALLLSHDGGENWQKLQGLAGEEILSLAHDGQFWYLGTAQGHIWRFSD
- a CDS encoding M20/M25/M40 family metallo-hydrolase — protein: MRSLFALLVCSLFLSSPKASCQNGDEEVEQVAKFFDHVLTQGQCYPWLHYLCKEVGHRVAGSAAGAAAVEYSQQILDSIGCDKVWTQEVEVRHWSRGSIEKCKVVQSNTLGDLELSVVALGYSAPTPNLGLKAEVIEVKSVEELRKLPSSQVKGKFVFFNGPMDPKKINTFHAYGAAGSQRTSGPKVAAQKGAVGALVRSLTLKNDDVPHSGVTIFQQEKPIPAAALGIQSADKLSALLAQEPKAKILLELNCQDLGKRKTYNVIGEIKGSVYPDEIIVVGGHLDSWDLGEGAHDDGAGCVHAMQVLHSFKALGIRPKHTIRCVLFANEESGLAGGRKYAAEAERKGEKHIAAIESDGGGHAPRGFAMDALPHVLKPAYAKAQNWRSLVAPYGFYELTTGGSGADISPLKKLGVVLFGFRPDSQRYFDYHHSRNDVFENVHRRELELGAAGIAAWVYLIDKYGLQ
- a CDS encoding SAM-dependent methyltransferase gives rise to the protein MPAKLYLIPVPLGPSDYLPVPEQVIQVVHSLDHFIVERGKTARRFLKDWKTPVPFQEMTFFELNKRTDLAELPSFLEPALKMGKSIGLMSEAGCPGVADPGAAVIEMAHAKGIEVVPLVGPSSILLALMASGFNGQCFGFEGYLPIKKGDRQRKIKQLYAQSKKEGRSQIFIETPYRNMAMLEDLLAQLPKHCRLCVAADISLPSQYIKSQTVAEWKKGELPDLHKRPTVFLFLA
- a CDS encoding pyridoxal phosphate-dependent aminotransferase — encoded protein: MPSSDFDIYELLPRRSRKILNSRRRARYHSLPRHCLRMEQNESPWGSLGSEQDYSQYPDPECQLLRDEAAEFYGLKKEQIIAGNGGSALIDLIFRVFCQDDKDHILSFSPIAPEVRHLADLNGSHLELLPLNEDHQISLFKLRAELRKEVKILFLSHPNPISGRCLRGIDIVDAIEGFKGLVILDERQLDYQQDLSLLPYLKDFPNLVIIRSFSSLWGLAGLRLGLAFGSAELIEILQKMQTPFSVNAMAQAAAVKAMRLPAQKDRVVEQTLEQRKILIEKLDQLPLVQEVFLSNSNCILFKVKEGQKTYEYLQSEGIEVFPAFQIDKNLEHCIRISVGQEEQNKRLIKALKEMPSKTSLRHKIMKQLGQGLKNASLILGMGVFKKIIG